Proteins from a single region of Lasioglossum baleicum unplaced genomic scaffold, iyLasBale1 scaffold1252, whole genome shotgun sequence:
- the Tim8 gene encoding translocase of inner membrane 8: protein MATDDSLDEIKLKDSDLQEFFIAEKQKAQIQAQIHEFNDICWEKCVDKPGVKLDARTETCLSNCVDRFIDVSLLITNRFAQLLQKSVGNM, encoded by the exons atggctaCTGATGATTCTCTAgacgagattaaattgaaagacTCAGATTTACAAGAATTTTTTATAGCTGAGAAGCAAAAAGCACAAATTCAAGCTCAG ATccacgaattcaacgatatttGTTGGGAAAAATGTGTTGATAAACCAGGAGTCAAATTGGATGCTCGAACAGAAACATGTTTAAGTAATTGTGTTGATAGATTTATAGATGTTTCACTTTTAATTACAAATCGTTTTGCACAACTTTTACAAAAGTCTGTAGGaaatatgtaa